The Gammaproteobacteria bacterium genome includes a region encoding these proteins:
- a CDS encoding EAL domain-containing protein has product MSNSRHSKTEPLQHPKRHPTSLPLSAKMALFGLMLGALVWQLLALLQEPALQQILHNELKQQLQIENSTSRSQFDRYLKQYPKIVQLLARQQTLIQYSSKLLPSGSVSSSPRPPPWLQHSSSWHGLIHPSHIVLLDAQHRLREIYQLRKQALPSELQQPNAELLQLAKDQNYLTTLSDKPYLLTLSAIKNKQHTVAYLLLLAPLDSSFLRHSQHDFHGRKAIIALLSGFQQQTVFASSDPVQLPLNTQLNEAQTQFMITGKTFFDYGSSDLKLRFSTLLSKDQINALNTNLIQLTQKQLLIASLCFIGAFIGLMLYYATRLKRLNQRALNFSQQHLGLKPTDKPHRDEMMQLEKGLEQLIQQVLKNQQKLQKRHSIEKKIKQFEILQTATESLGVGVILTGDVEGEGYAITQQMKRFAEDCGGIAFFLQQAEQHQQIECLDQHLQQRIFKLRWLSLANEQERVLLVQEETELVESMAMLEHQAQHDSLTGLPNRSLFMQRCQQTMNDCHKQPQHPFSLMMMDLDRFKAVNDTLGHHIGDQLLQQVSQRLSSRLRSNDTLARLGGDEFALLLPNTDAQQAKQVAELLQQQLKKSFILNQHSLSISTSIGIVTCPDHGKKTHILMQRADVAMYAAKRSQMGYCIYDPSKDPNSEERLQLINELSEAIEAEQLELYFQPQHDCQSGKTSVVEALLRWQHPRHGLLSPARFLTLAEQNSLMIPLGKMVLKKAIQQCEQWNQQNLPMTVSVNLSAHSFQDDELLPYITQLLNNHHVEGRQLTLELTESSLMDNPNKARSLLTKLDNLGVQLAIDDYGTGYSSLAYLQQLPVNELKIDQSFVTNMHQNSGDEVIVRSTIDLAHNLGLEVVAEGIENQQVWQMLHEAGCNRLQGYFIAKPMPATQIPAWIKQQNSPFHSRSCA; this is encoded by the coding sequence ATGTCAAATTCACGTCACTCAAAAACAGAGCCTCTTCAGCACCCTAAACGCCATCCGACGTCCCTCCCCTTGTCGGCAAAAATGGCGTTGTTTGGTCTGATGCTCGGTGCCTTGGTCTGGCAACTGCTGGCGCTGCTGCAAGAACCCGCACTGCAACAGATTCTGCATAACGAACTCAAACAGCAACTGCAAATCGAAAACAGCACCTCTCGCAGTCAATTTGACCGCTACCTAAAACAGTACCCCAAAATCGTGCAACTGCTGGCCAGACAACAAACGCTGATCCAGTACAGCAGCAAGTTGTTGCCCAGTGGCTCAGTCTCCAGCAGCCCTCGCCCACCCCCTTGGTTGCAACACAGCTCCAGCTGGCACGGCCTGATCCACCCCAGCCACATTGTGCTGCTCGACGCACAACACCGGTTGCGCGAAATTTATCAGCTGCGCAAACAAGCCCTGCCCAGCGAACTGCAACAACCCAACGCAGAATTATTGCAATTAGCAAAAGACCAAAATTACCTCACCACCTTGAGTGACAAACCCTATCTGCTAACCTTGTCGGCAATTAAAAACAAGCAACACACCGTTGCCTATTTACTGCTTCTAGCCCCCCTAGACAGCTCGTTTTTACGTCACTCGCAACACGATTTTCACGGCCGAAAAGCGATTATCGCGCTGCTCAGCGGCTTTCAACAGCAGACGGTTTTTGCCAGCAGTGACCCCGTTCAACTGCCCTTAAATACTCAGCTCAATGAAGCACAAACGCAATTTATGATCACGGGAAAAACCTTTTTCGATTACGGCTCCTCTGATCTAAAACTGCGTTTTTCCACCCTTTTGAGCAAAGACCAGATCAACGCCCTCAACACCAACCTTATCCAACTGACACAAAAACAGTTGTTGATCGCTTCTCTCTGTTTTATCGGCGCGTTTATCGGCCTAATGCTCTACTACGCCACTCGTCTCAAACGCTTAAATCAGCGAGCGCTCAACTTTTCTCAACAACATCTCGGCCTGAAACCAACGGACAAGCCACATCGAGATGAGATGATGCAACTGGAAAAAGGGTTGGAACAGTTAATCCAACAGGTGCTCAAAAACCAACAAAAACTGCAAAAACGTCATTCCATTGAGAAAAAAATAAAACAATTTGAAATCCTGCAAACGGCCACCGAATCCCTCGGTGTCGGTGTCATTCTCACCGGCGATGTAGAGGGTGAAGGCTACGCCATCACCCAACAGATGAAACGCTTTGCCGAAGACTGCGGTGGCATCGCCTTTTTTCTGCAACAGGCCGAGCAACACCAACAAATAGAATGCCTTGATCAACACCTGCAACAGCGTATTTTTAAGCTGCGCTGGTTGTCGCTGGCCAACGAGCAAGAGCGCGTTTTATTGGTACAAGAAGAGACCGAACTGGTGGAAAGCATGGCGATGCTCGAACACCAAGCCCAACACGACAGCCTCACCGGCCTGCCCAATCGCAGCCTGTTTATGCAGCGCTGTCAGCAAACAATGAACGACTGCCACAAACAGCCTCAACACCCGTTTTCATTGATGATGATGGATCTGGATCGTTTCAAAGCGGTCAATGACACACTGGGGCATCACATCGGCGACCAACTGCTGCAACAGGTCAGCCAACGACTCAGCAGCCGTCTGCGCAGCAACGACACTCTGGCGCGCCTCGGCGGCGATGAATTCGCCTTGTTGCTGCCCAACACCGACGCACAACAGGCCAAGCAAGTGGCCGAACTGCTGCAACAACAGCTCAAAAAGTCCTTTATCCTCAATCAGCACAGCCTCTCCATCAGCACCAGCATCGGCATCGTCACCTGCCCCGATCACGGTAAAAAAACCCATATCCTAATGCAACGTGCCGATGTGGCCATGTACGCCGCCAAACGCTCGCAAATGGGGTATTGCATTTACGACCCCAGCAAAGACCCCAACAGCGAAGAACGGCTGCAATTGATCAATGAATTAAGCGAAGCCATTGAAGCCGAACAGTTGGAACTCTATTTTCAACCGCAACACGATTGCCAAAGCGGAAAAACCTCCGTCGTTGAAGCCCTGCTGCGCTGGCAACACCCTCGCCACGGCCTGCTGTCACCGGCGCGTTTTTTAACTCTGGCCGAACAAAATTCGCTGATGATCCCCTTAGGAAAAATGGTACTGAAAAAAGCCATTCAACAGTGTGAGCAGTGGAACCAACAAAACCTGCCTATGACCGTCTCCGTCAATCTCTCCGCCCACAGTTTTCAAGACGACGAACTGCTGCCCTACATTACCCAATTGCTCAACAACCACCACGTTGAAGGTCGGCAATTAACTTTGGAGCTGACCGAAAGCAGCCTAATGGACAACCCCAACAAAGCCCGCAGCCTTCTCACCAAACTGGACAATTTAGGAGTGCAATTGGCCATTGATGATTATGGCACCGGCTACTCCTCTTTGGCCTATCTGCAACAGTTGCCCGTCAATGAACTGAAAATCGACCAATCCTTTGTCACCAATATGCACCAAAACAGCGGCGATGAAGTGATCGTCCGCTCCACCATTGATCTGGCACACAACTTGGGCCTAGAAGTGGTCGCTGAAGGCATTGAAAACCAACAGGTTTGGCAGATGTTGCACGAAGCGGGCTGCAACCGCCTACAAGGTTATTTTATCGCCAAACCAATGCCCGCCACCCAAATTCCCGCCTGGATCAAACAACAAAACAGCCCCTTCCACTCTCGCTCTTGTGCCTAA
- a CDS encoding substrate-binding domain-containing protein, whose protein sequence is MLKHACFTLLLLTGLANSAPAQHHFDHSPINNNKSAQWIKQGIQYKKDVPSDVDLLVSLDQQQYPALKKLIQQFAQQHQLNISVSDGTCGISAGLLSRKQADIGGFCCPPGAGDRLPGLRFHTLGIAALAMITHPDNPTDNVSFEQAQKLFSGEIESWNELPKITDARNVQAITRLHCKKRPGHWKLLLEDENFFSPMAMDMGAIPDVITHTHQTPGAIGYETLDMVQRYQGSEKVKILNVNNSSPHDLQALASGRYPLYRTYSITTWQGTAHNPLADKLVAYLIQQLESQTIEKNLLTPSKLRQAGWQFNGDELISAPPPPHSRH, encoded by the coding sequence ATGCTAAAACACGCCTGCTTCACCCTGCTGCTGCTCACCGGCCTTGCCAACAGCGCACCCGCGCAACACCATTTTGACCACAGCCCGATCAATAACAACAAATCAGCCCAGTGGATCAAGCAAGGCATTCAGTATAAAAAGGACGTACCCAGCGATGTGGATCTGCTGGTCAGCCTCGACCAACAGCAGTACCCCGCTCTAAAAAAACTCATCCAACAATTTGCCCAACAACATCAGCTCAACATTTCCGTCAGCGACGGCACCTGTGGCATTTCTGCGGGTTTGCTCTCCCGAAAACAGGCCGACATTGGCGGCTTCTGTTGTCCACCTGGCGCTGGAGACCGCCTACCTGGATTGCGTTTTCATACCCTTGGCATTGCCGCTTTGGCCATGATCACCCACCCCGACAACCCCACTGACAACGTCAGCTTTGAACAGGCACAAAAACTCTTCAGCGGTGAAATAGAAAGCTGGAATGAACTGCCTAAGATCACCGATGCCCGCAACGTCCAAGCCATCACCCGCCTGCACTGCAAAAAACGCCCAGGGCATTGGAAACTGCTATTGGAAGATGAAAACTTCTTTAGCCCGATGGCGATGGATATGGGTGCCATTCCCGATGTCATTACCCACACCCATCAAACGCCCGGTGCCATAGGCTACGAAACCCTCGACATGGTTCAGCGTTACCAAGGTTCAGAGAAAGTCAAAATACTCAACGTCAACAACAGCAGTCCCCATGATCTGCAAGCCTTGGCATCAGGTCGTTACCCACTCTATCGAACCTACAGCATTACCACTTGGCAAGGTACAGCCCACAACCCCTTGGCCGATAAATTGGTTGCCTACCTGATCCAGCAGCTGGAATCACAAACGATTGAAAAAAATCTGTTAACCCCGAGTAAATTACGCCAAGCGGGCTGGCAATTTAACGGCGATGAGCTGATTTCCGCTCCACCGCCACCCCACAGCAGACATTAA
- a CDS encoding EAL domain-containing protein — translation MDNKQNISSKQHPRWRVSLPIWIKATLLTAALGLFTWQLLEWQQAPRLQIILEHSLEQQLDKELQTARNQFDHYLKRHQQLTDLFALNLNLKQHLKSLASSPSDEKIQTHRRPPAWLPKISSWRGLVHPSHILLFDKNQLRELYKLRKKPLPPPLINPEPNLLQQAEGGYFTVLEEQPYLLNLKNTHDSKGHLLGRIMLLTPLDSQFLQHSQRDLRSREVITALFSEQAGEQRIFTSSAPETIPAHTSLHSLEKTHLISGKSFFDYGNSELKLRFSTLLAKTRLVELNHNVTKLERQQRLIAASTFITVFLLMVLYYSFRLRLLNKNTLLFCQHHLYMDAPASNKKDEMVRLEENFEHLMQQVIQSRIHDQNRYEVEKKAKQFHVLQAATEALDIGLILCEQPEEGQILTQRMHEFVQECGGLDQFLDHPHTHHQLECMDRHSQQRIFKIRYLPLPDGALVLLVQEISELVKNSHQAQHDALTGLPNRSLFMDRCQQALRAYQRNKTPFSLIQMDLNKFKEVNDTLGHHIGDLLLQQVSQRLHQHLRSIDTLARLGGDEFALLLPDTHGRQAEEVAKHLQQKLQKPMQLEDHSLTIGISMGITSAPHNGDQLDKLLQCADVAMYEAKHNQLGYKLYDPKQNPDDNERHQLINELREAIESQSLELLFQPQQNLSSGQHTVMEALIRWPHPRLGLMEPSDFLPLAEQNALIIPLTSWVLGSAIEQCGQWKKSGLELKVAVNLTSHSLQNENLAAFIRTQLAIQELAGKQLILELTENILMDSSPRARQILDDLDELGVQLSIDDFGTGYSSLSYLQQLPVNELKIDKSFILGMQSSDNDALTVHSSIYLAHKFGLKVVAEGVEDPWVLDKLKKAGCDRVQGYYIARPMSANQVEKWIKQQTQKVGAKEFSPL, via the coding sequence ATGGACAACAAACAAAACATATCTTCCAAGCAACACCCCAGATGGCGAGTCTCTCTTCCTATCTGGATCAAAGCAACCCTGCTGACCGCCGCGCTGGGTTTGTTTACTTGGCAACTACTGGAGTGGCAACAAGCACCCCGTCTACAAATCATTTTAGAACACAGTCTGGAACAACAGCTGGATAAAGAACTGCAAACCGCTCGCAACCAATTTGACCACTACCTCAAACGTCATCAACAACTCACCGACCTTTTTGCGCTCAATCTAAATCTCAAACAGCACCTTAAATCTCTCGCCTCATCGCCCAGCGACGAAAAAATTCAAACCCACCGCCGCCCTCCGGCTTGGCTACCCAAAATATCCAGTTGGCGCGGCCTAGTTCACCCCAGCCACATCTTACTGTTTGACAAAAATCAACTGCGCGAACTCTACAAGCTCAGAAAAAAGCCGTTACCGCCCCCCTTAATCAACCCCGAACCCAACCTTTTACAACAAGCCGAAGGCGGTTATTTTACGGTTCTGGAAGAGCAACCCTATCTGCTAAACCTGAAAAACACCCATGATTCAAAAGGTCATCTATTGGGCAGAATCATGCTGCTCACGCCGCTAGACAGCCAGTTTTTACAACATTCACAACGGGATTTAAGAAGCCGTGAGGTCATCACTGCTCTGTTCAGCGAACAGGCTGGCGAACAACGAATCTTCACCAGCAGCGCGCCTGAAACCATTCCTGCTCACACCTCCCTGCACTCGCTGGAGAAAACCCATCTGATCAGCGGTAAAAGTTTCTTTGACTACGGCAACTCGGAACTCAAACTGCGTTTTTCCACCTTATTGGCAAAAACCCGCTTGGTAGAGCTAAATCACAATGTCACCAAACTGGAGCGGCAGCAACGCCTTATTGCCGCCTCCACCTTTATCACCGTTTTTCTCTTGATGGTGCTCTACTACTCATTTCGCCTACGTCTGTTGAATAAAAACACCCTGCTGTTTTGTCAGCACCACCTCTACATGGACGCGCCTGCTAGCAACAAAAAGGATGAGATGGTTCGATTAGAGGAGAACTTTGAACACCTAATGCAACAAGTCATTCAGAGCCGCATTCACGATCAAAACCGTTATGAAGTAGAAAAAAAAGCCAAACAGTTTCATGTCTTGCAAGCGGCTACCGAAGCGTTGGATATCGGGCTTATTTTGTGTGAACAACCGGAGGAAGGCCAAATTCTCACCCAACGAATGCACGAATTTGTTCAAGAATGTGGTGGCCTCGATCAATTTCTTGACCACCCTCACACCCACCATCAATTGGAATGCATGGATCGCCATTCGCAACAGCGCATCTTTAAAATCCGCTACCTGCCGCTGCCTGACGGCGCTTTGGTGCTGCTGGTACAAGAGATCAGCGAGTTAGTCAAAAACTCTCATCAAGCGCAACACGATGCCCTAACCGGCCTGCCCAACCGCAGCCTGTTTATGGATCGTTGCCAACAAGCGCTGCGCGCCTACCAACGCAACAAAACCCCCTTCAGCCTAATCCAAATGGATCTGAATAAATTCAAAGAGGTCAACGACACCCTAGGCCACCACATCGGCGACCTGCTGCTGCAACAGGTCTCTCAACGTCTGCACCAGCACCTTCGTTCCATCGACACCTTGGCGCGTCTGGGTGGTGATGAATTTGCCCTGCTGCTGCCCGACACCCATGGCAGACAAGCCGAAGAGGTCGCCAAACACCTGCAACAAAAACTGCAAAAACCAATGCAATTGGAAGATCACAGCCTCACCATCGGCATCAGCATGGGCATCACCAGCGCCCCCCACAACGGCGATCAACTGGATAAACTGCTGCAATGCGCCGATGTGGCGATGTACGAAGCCAAACACAATCAACTCGGTTACAAACTCTACGACCCCAAACAAAATCCCGATGACAACGAACGCCACCAGCTCATTAACGAGCTGCGCGAGGCGATTGAGTCGCAAAGTTTAGAGCTGTTGTTCCAACCACAACAAAACCTCAGCAGCGGCCAACACACGGTGATGGAAGCCCTTATTCGCTGGCCACATCCCCGCTTGGGTTTGATGGAACCGAGCGATTTTCTCCCCCTAGCAGAGCAAAACGCGCTGATCATCCCCCTCACCTCATGGGTGCTGGGCAGCGCCATTGAGCAGTGTGGCCAATGGAAAAAAAGTGGCCTAGAGCTAAAAGTAGCGGTCAATCTAACTTCTCACAGCCTGCAAAATGAAAATCTAGCCGCCTTCATTCGCACCCAATTGGCCATTCAAGAGCTGGCAGGAAAACAGTTGATTTTGGAGTTGACAGAAAACATCCTCATGGACAGCTCCCCCCGCGCTCGGCAAATTTTAGATGACCTCGATGAACTGGGGGTGCAACTCTCCATCGACGACTTTGGCACCGGCTACTCCTCCCTCTCTTATCTACAACAGCTCCCAGTGAACGAACTAAAAATCGACAAATCCTTTATTTTAGGGATGCAAAGCAGTGACAACGACGCTTTGACCGTGCATTCAAGCATCTATCTGGCGCACAAATTTGGCTTGAAAGTGGTGGCAGAAGGGGTAGAAGACCCCTGGGTATTAGACAAACTCAAAAAAGCCGGTTGTGATCGAGTGCAAGGCTATTACATTGCCAGACCGATGTCCGCCAACCAAGTAGAAAAATGGATAAAACAACAGACACAAAAAGTAGGGGCGAAAGAGTTTTCGCCCCTTTGA
- the htpG gene encoding molecular chaperone HtpG, whose product MSTATPAKETHKFQTEVNQLLKLMIHSLYSNQEIFLRELISNASDACDKLRFEALTDGALMESDSELKIRIAFDKEANTVTLSDNGIGMSRDEVIANIGTIANSGTQKFLESLSGDQAKDANMIGQFGVGFYSAFVVADRVTLTTRRAGTTEAVCWDSTGNGEYTLEAVERDSRGTEVVLHLREESSEFADGWRLRSIIKKYSDHITFPVVMLSEPALAAEGEEAEEPKDETINDASALWTRSKNEISDDEYKAFYKHVSHDFEEPLLWSHSRVEGKLEYTSLLYIPSKAPFDLWERDTTNGIKLFVQRVFIMDDADKLMPRYLRFVRGLVDSSDLPLNVSREILQSNKVIDSIRTGSVKKVLGMLKKTAKKEPELYQSFWDQFGQVIKEGPGEDFANREEIASLLRFSSTKDDAEKQSVSLDAYIERMKEGQEKVYYITADSFAAAKNSPHLELLRKKEIEVLLMSDRVDEWMMSFIQEYAGKKLVSVAKGALDLDEIETPADKEVQEATEERAKDLLERITTALGDQVEEVKVSHRLTTSPSCLVLKEQDMALHMQQLMKQAGHDLPDSKPTLEINPTHPVLERMNSESDEAQFGEWASLLLDQAVLAEGGSLKDPAGFVQRLNGMLMTLSKS is encoded by the coding sequence ATGAGTACCGCAACCCCTGCCAAAGAGACCCATAAGTTTCAGACCGAGGTGAACCAACTGTTGAAGTTGATGATTCACTCGCTTTACTCCAATCAAGAGATTTTTCTGCGTGAGCTGATCTCTAACGCCTCCGATGCCTGTGACAAGCTGCGTTTTGAAGCGCTGACGGACGGGGCGTTGATGGAAAGCGATTCGGAACTGAAGATTCGCATTGCTTTTGACAAAGAGGCCAATACGGTCACTTTAAGCGACAACGGCATCGGCATGAGCCGCGACGAAGTGATCGCCAACATCGGCACCATTGCCAACTCAGGTACGCAGAAATTTTTGGAATCCCTCAGTGGTGATCAAGCCAAAGACGCCAATATGATCGGCCAATTTGGGGTTGGTTTCTACTCCGCTTTTGTGGTGGCGGATCGGGTCACCTTGACCACTCGCCGTGCAGGCACAACAGAGGCGGTCTGCTGGGACTCCACCGGCAATGGTGAATACACCTTAGAGGCTGTGGAGCGCGACAGTCGTGGCACCGAAGTGGTGCTGCATCTACGCGAAGAGAGCAGTGAATTTGCTGACGGTTGGCGTTTGCGTTCGATCATTAAAAAGTACTCCGATCACATTACGTTCCCAGTGGTGATGCTTTCTGAGCCTGCGCTCGCTGCGGAAGGTGAAGAAGCAGAAGAGCCAAAAGACGAAACCATCAATGACGCTTCTGCTCTTTGGACGCGGAGTAAAAATGAGATCAGTGATGACGAGTACAAGGCGTTTTACAAACACGTCAGTCACGATTTTGAAGAGCCGTTGTTGTGGAGTCACAGCCGCGTTGAAGGCAAGTTGGAGTACACCTCTCTGCTTTACATTCCTTCCAAAGCGCCGTTTGATCTGTGGGAGCGGGACACCACCAACGGCATCAAGTTGTTTGTGCAGCGCGTTTTCATTATGGACGATGCGGATAAATTGATGCCGCGTTATTTGCGTTTTGTGCGCGGGCTGGTGGATTCCAGTGATCTGCCGCTGAACGTCTCGCGTGAGATTTTACAGAGCAACAAAGTGATCGACAGCATCCGCACCGGTTCGGTGAAAAAGGTGTTGGGAATGTTGAAAAAAACCGCCAAAAAAGAGCCTGAGTTGTACCAGAGTTTCTGGGATCAATTTGGTCAGGTGATCAAAGAAGGCCCGGGGGAAGATTTTGCCAACCGTGAAGAGATTGCTTCTCTGTTGCGTTTCTCCTCAACCAAAGACGATGCAGAAAAACAGAGCGTCAGTCTGGATGCCTACATTGAGCGGATGAAAGAGGGTCAAGAGAAGGTCTACTACATCACTGCCGACAGTTTTGCCGCTGCGAAAAACAGCCCTCATCTGGAGCTGCTGCGCAAAAAAGAGATCGAAGTGCTGTTGATGTCCGACCGTGTGGATGAGTGGATGATGTCCTTCATTCAAGAGTACGCGGGTAAAAAATTGGTCTCGGTGGCCAAGGGCGCTCTGGATCTGGATGAGATTGAAACCCCAGCGGATAAGGAGGTTCAAGAAGCGACGGAAGAGCGCGCCAAGGATTTGTTGGAACGCATTACAACGGCGCTGGGCGATCAAGTGGAAGAGGTTAAGGTCTCCCACCGTTTGACCACCTCGCCCTCTTGTTTGGTGCTGAAAGAGCAGGACATGGCGCTGCACATGCAGCAGTTGATGAAGCAGGCGGGACACGATCTGCCCGACAGCAAACCGACGCTGGAGATCAACCCAACTCATCCGGTGTTGGAACGGATGAACTCTGAAAGTGATGAGGCGCAGTTTGGTGAGTGGGCTTCTCTGTTGCTGGATCAGGCGGTGTTGGCGGAAGGCGGCAGCTTGAAAGACCCTGCTGGTTTTGTGCAGCGTTTGAACGGCATGTTGATGACCTTGAGCAAATCCTAG
- a CDS encoding TetR/AcrR family transcriptional regulator yields MPQKKDQRQHAILLAATEAFKEKGFEGARVDQIAEAAGVNKATLYYRIGDKAALYAAVLDFILRDAADAIENGAANNNSPEEKLKQYVMTLADTCQQFAPIMLRELAAGGKTIPDLALSHMGRIVDSLRLLLQQGVESGDFRPTNPFIIHMMVIGGLSIYASNQPLRQRSAEQHPDEHHPEYFITQQQAAEEIYGHILTSLSQPSARGETS; encoded by the coding sequence ATGCCACAAAAAAAAGATCAACGCCAACACGCCATTCTTCTTGCGGCCACCGAAGCCTTTAAAGAAAAAGGCTTTGAGGGCGCACGGGTAGATCAAATTGCCGAAGCCGCTGGAGTCAATAAAGCCACCCTCTATTATCGCATCGGCGATAAAGCCGCACTCTACGCAGCGGTGCTTGATTTTATCCTGCGTGATGCCGCAGACGCCATCGAAAATGGCGCTGCAAACAACAACTCGCCAGAAGAAAAACTCAAACAGTACGTCATGACATTGGCCGACACCTGTCAACAATTTGCCCCCATTATGTTACGCGAATTGGCCGCTGGCGGTAAAACCATTCCTGATTTGGCACTCAGCCATATGGGACGAATCGTTGATAGCCTGCGTCTGCTGCTGCAACAAGGCGTTGAAAGCGGTGATTTTCGACCCACCAACCCCTTTATTATCCACATGATGGTCATCGGAGGTTTAAGCATCTACGCCAGCAACCAACCCCTGCGCCAACGCAGCGCCGAGCAGCATCCAGATGAGCATCACCCCGAATACTTCATCACTCAACAGCAGGCCGCTGAAGAGATCTACGGACATATTTTAACCTCACTGAGTCAGCCCTCAGCACGCGGAGAAACTTCATGA